The segment CAGCATGACCCGCACTGCGAGTACCCCGCGCCTGAGTGCCCATCAGCCGGAACCGTTCGTCGAGATCCATCCGGTGGATGCCGGCCTGTTCCGTGTGCAGGCGGGCGATCTGGCCGAGGTGACCAGCCGACATGGGCGTTTGCTGGCGCGGGTGCAGGTGAGCCGTGAGCAACGCCCCGGCAGCGTGTTTGTGCCGATGCACTGGAGCCGCCCGATCGCGCGGCTGGCGCGGGTGGATGCCCTGGTGCCCGCGCATGTCGATCCGGTCTCCGGGCAGCCGGCGTTCAAGCACACCGCCGTCTCGGTGCGCCCGGCGGCGATGGACTGGCACGGCTTCGTACTGAGCCGCGAACCCGTGGCCCTGCCGGAGGCCGACTACGCGGTGACCGCGCGCGGCCCGCGGCATCTGCGCGTCGAACTGGCCGGACGTGGCGCGCCACCCGAGATCGCCGACTGGCGGGCACGGCTGGATGGCCCCGGCGAGTGGCTGGAGTTCGCCGACCCGGCGGGTGGTCGCTACCGCGTCGCGCGCATTCATGGGGGCCGGCTCGCCTGCGTGCTGTTCGCGGGGCCCGATCGGGGCCTGCCCGAGCGCGAATGGCTGGGCGGTCTGTTCGCAGCCGAGTCGATCACGGATGACGAACGCATGGCCCTGCTCACGGGGCGTCCGCCGAACGGCCAGGTCGCGCGCGGGCGCCTGGTCTGCGCCTGCTTCGGCGTGGACGAGACGCGCATCCGCACGGCGATCCGTGAGCAGGGGCTGGCGACCTGCGAGGCCGTGGGTGCCTGTCTCGAGGCCGGTACCAACTGCGGCTCCTGCCGCCCCGAGATCCAGACCCTGTTGAATGAAGAATCCGAGGCGCCCACGGATCCCGTGGCGCGGGAGGGATGAGCATGGAACACCTGCCGATCTATATGCAGTTGCACGGCCGTGAGGCCCTGGTGGTCGGGGCCGGCCCGGTGGCAACGCGCAAGGCAGCGCTGCTGCTGGAGGCCGGGGCGCGGGTGCGCCTTCGGGCCCCTGCGTACAGCGAGGCCGCCGAGCGTCTGCTGCGCGAGCACCCGGAGCCGATCACCCGCGAGCCGGGTATCTATGACACCGAATGCCTGGGTGAAGCGGCGATCGTGATCGCCGCCACCGATGACGCGGCGGTGAACCGCCAGGTCTCCGAGGACTGCATCGCGCGTGCGATCCCGGTGAACGTGGCCGACCAGCCGGAGCTTTGCAGCTTCATCCTGCCGGCCATCGTCGAGCGCGGCCCGCTGACCATCGCGATCGGCTCCGGTGGCCGGGCACCGGTGCTGGTGCGTCTGCTGCGCGCGAAGATCGAGAGCCTGATCCCGACCGGCTACGGGCGCCTGGCGGATCTCGCCGGTTGCCTGCGCGACCGGGTGCGCGCCCATTTCGACAGTGTGAACGCGCGGCGCGCCTTCTGGGAGCGGGCCTTTGCCGGGCCGGCCACCGAGCTGGCCCTGGCCGGGCGCATGGACGCGGCGGCAGAGCGCTTGGAGCAAGAATTGAATGAAGCGGATGCCGCCACGCCGGGCGAGGTCTACCTGATCGGTGCCGGTCCGGGTGATCCGGACCTGCTGACCTTCCGCGCGTTGCGTCTGCTGCAGCAGGCCGACGTGGTCGTCTACGATCGCCTGGTGTCCTCCGAGGTGGTGAACCTGGCCCGGCGCGAGGCCGAGCGCTTCTATGTCGGCAAGGAGCGTGACCACCACTGCGTGCCGCAGGAGGCGATCAGCGCGCTGCTCTCCCGGCTGGCGCGCGAGGGCAAGCGCGTGGCACGGCTGAAGGGCGGCGACCCGTTTGTGTTCGGCCGCGGCGGCGAGGAGCTGGACGTGCTCGCCCGCGACGGCGTGGCCTACCAGGTGGTGCCCGGCATCACCGCGGCCAGTGGCTGTTCCGCCTATTCGGGCATCCCGCTAACCCACCGTGATCATGCCCAGTCCGTGCGCTTCATTACCGGCCATACCCGCGAGGGCCGGCTGGACGTGGACTGGTCGCAGTTGACGAACACCCGCGAGACGCTGGTGTTCTATATGGGCCGCAAGGGGCTGGGGGAGATCTGCCGCGGGCTCAAGGGTGCGGGCCGGGCCGGGCGGACCCCGGCCGCGATCATCGAGAACGGCACCACCGCGCATCAGCGCGTCGTGACCGGCACGCTGGACACCCTGGCGGCCCGGGCCGAACGCGAACAGGTCGGTTCGCCCAGTCTGGTCGTGATCGGCGAGGTCGCCGCCTGTCATCAGCGCCTGGCCTGGTTCCGGCCGGATGCCGGTGCCGCTGCGACGTTCCCGCAGCCGATGCCGGGGTCCGCGTCCGCGAGCGCGGCGTGAGCGGACCGGCGATCCGTGCGCGTGCGGTCTCCGGCGAGCTTGCCGGCTGCCGGGTCGCGCTCCCGGAGAGCCGGGCGCTGGAGGTCTTCGCCGGCCTGCTGGAGCGGCGCGGGGCCGAGGTCTGGCGCTGCCCGCTGATCGCGATCCACGACAGCCCCGACCGCGTGGCGATCGAGACCTGGCTGGACAAGGCCATCGCGGCGCCGTTCGATTGCCTGATCTTCCTGACCGGCGAGGGCTTCACCCGCCTGACCGGCTTTGCGCAGCGTGCCGGATGCGAGGACGACTGGCTGGCGGCCGTGAGGCGGACGCCGACCCTGGTGCGCGGCCCCAAGCCGGGGCGGGTGATGAAGCCCTTCGGCGTGCGGCCGGATGCGGTCGCGGTGGCCCCGACGACCGAGGGCATTATCGAAACCCTTTCTGGACAGGATCTGGCCGGGCGGCGTATCGGGCTACAGCTCTACGGCGCGGAGCCCAACCGGCGCCTGCTCGGGTTTCTGGAGCAGGCCGGTGCCGAGGACTTTCCCGTCTGGCCCTATCGCTATGCGGATGCCGCCGAGGCCGGGCGAGTGACTGGATTGATCGAGGCCATGATCGCGGGGGATGTGGATGCGATCGCCTTCACCAGCCAGGCCCAGGTGCGGCGCCTGCTGCGCGTTGCCCGTGACTCGGGGTATCAGGATTCGCTGCTGGCGGCGCTCGGCCGCACCGTCGTCGCCGCGATCGGCCCGGTGGTGGCCGACGAGCTGCGCGCCCACGGGGTGCATCCGACGGTGGTCCCCGACAGTCAGTACTTCATGAAACCCCTGGTCTCGGCGCTCGCGCGCCACCTGGATGCACATGGCCGCTGAATCACGAGCCCGACGCGGGTCTTAGCGACCGTCGTGGCCGGCGTACATCGCCTCGATGGCCTCGCTGTAGTGCTCGACGATCACCGGGCGCTTGAGCTTCATGGTCGGGGTCAGCATGCCGTTGTCCACGGACCAGGCCTCGTGGGTCACATGCACATGGCGGATCTTGGCGTAGCCGGGGAAGTCGCGTAGCTGATACTGGATGCGCTGCAGCAGGGCGCGTTCGGCCTTGCGTGGCAGCCGGCCCTCGGTCTCGGCGTCGAGGTCATGGTCGCTGGCAAAAGAGGCCCAGGCCTCCGGCTCCGGCACGACCAGCGCGGTCAGGAAGGAGCGGTTGTCGCCCACGATCATCACCTGGTCGAACAGCGCATCCAGCGCGATCGCCATCTCCATGTCGGCCGGCGGGACCTTCTCGCCGTTGGTCAGCACCAGGATGTCCTTGATGCGCCCGGTGATGAATACATGCCCGCTGTCGTCGATGCGGGCCTGGTCGCCACTGTGCAGCCAGCCGTCTTCGTCGATGGTCTCGCGGGTGGCCTCCTCGTTCTTCCAGTAGCCGAGCATCACGCAAGGGCTGCGGGTGAGCAGTTCGTCCATCTCGCCGATCCTGATTTCCACTCCGGGCAGCGGCTTGCCGATCGAGGCGGGGAGGTTGTCGTCCGGGGTGTTCACGGTGACCACCGGGCTGGCCTCGGTCATTCCGTATCCGTGCAGTACCGGCAGGCCCAGGCCGATGAAGAACTGGGCGATTGGTGGGGGCAGGGGAGCGCCGCCGCAGACCGCGAAGCGTAGCTCGCCGCCCAGGCGGTCCAGCACCTTGCGCGCGACAATGCGCTCCAGTACGGGCCAGAGCAGGAAACCGGGGGACCAGCCGCCCCGGCCCTGCTGGTGCTCGAAGCGCTTCCAGCCGATGCTGACGGTTGCCTTGAACAGGGCGCGGCCGAGGCCCGATTTCTGTTTTAGCCCCGCCTGGATGCGGCCATGTACGCGTTCGTAGATGCGCGGCACCGAGATCAGCACGGTGGGGCGCACGTTGACCAGGTCCTCTCCCAGGGCCTGAATGGAGCGCGCGAAGGCGACCTCGGCACCGATCAGCATGGGCATGTACAGCCCGGCGGTGCGTTCCAGCATGTGCGACAGCGGCAGGAACGACAGAAACCGGTCGGCGGGCGACAGCGGGCCGGCCTGCGAGGAGGCCCAGGCGTTCTCCAGGATGTTGCGGTGCGAGAGGATTACGCCCTTGGGGCGCCCGGTGGTGCCGGACGTATAGACGATCGTGGCCATGGCCTCCGGATCGAGGTCCGGGTGGTGGAATTCGGTGGCTTCGTGCCGCGTGAGCCAGTCTTCCAGCTCGGTCACGCGGTCGTCGTCCGGCTCCGTGTCCTCGCCGCCGATGTTCACGATGCGCCGCAGCGACGGCATGTTCTCGAAGTGCTCGGACAGCCGGCGGCTGTGGGCGCTCTCGCCCAGCAGCAGGATGCGTGCCTGCGTCTGGCCGATGATGTAGGCGACGTTGTCCGGACGATCGTCGGTGTACAGCGGGACCGGGACCAGCCCCAGCCCCATCGCCGCCTGGTCGAACGCGACCCACTCGCGCGAGTTGCCGAGCATCAATGCGACACGCTCGCCGGGCTTGAGGCCCTCCGCGGCCAGTGCGGCCTGCCAGCGATCCACCATCGCGCCCATCTCGCGCCAGGAGGTCTGCTGCCACGCCTCGCGCGCGGTGTTGTAGTGGCGGTAGGCCGGGGCATCCGGTGTCTGTTCGACACGGACACGGAACAGCGAGGGGAGGGTCGGGGCCTGGTCGGGACGGATCGCGGAATCGGACATCGGCGCGTCTCGCAGCTTGGAGTATGTTCGGGACGTTAGAGGACCCGGACCCGTGCGGCAACCTTGGCGTCTGTGGCGTTCTACAGTCCCAGCGGGTGGGCGGCGGGCCGGTAGGCGGCGGCCCCGATCACCAGGCTGATGCCGATCAGTGCGATGATGCCGCCGCCGGCGAGCCCGAAGGCCGGGCCCACGTAGGTCAGGCGGCCGACGCGGGTCGGGCCCAGCCAGCGGCGGGTCCAGTCGCGTGCGGAGACGGCCAGCGTGGCCAGAACGGATACCGTGGCTGCGGTCCCCAGCGACATGGCGAGTACGGCCAGCACGCCGGCCCAGGCCAGGCCCAGGGCCGCCGAGACCGCCATGATCAGCACCGCGCCGGAACAGGGGCGGATGCCCACGGCCGCGACCGTGCCCCACCAGGTCCCGCTGTGGTTCGGGTCGACATGATGCGGGGTGCCGCAACCGCAGTGGTCGTCGTGAGTGTGATGGTGATCATGGTGGTGGTCTGTGTGCCCGTGGTTGTGCCGGGCCTCAGCGCGGGCCTGGGCATGGGCCTTGTGCAGGCGCCAGGCATGGCGCAGGGCGCGCAGCATCAGCCAGATGCCCAGCAGGGCGACCAGCGCAAAACTGGCGATCTCCAGGGTGCGCACCTGGCCCAGCGTATCGCGTGCCAGCCAGCCGAGCAGGCCGATTAGCACCCCGACCAGCACGATGGCCGTGACCCCCTGGGCCAGCGCCGAGACGGTGGAGAGAAGGATGCCGCGCTTCAGGTTCTGGGGTTGGGTCAGCAGATAGGCGCTGATCACGGCCTTGCCATGTCCCGGGCCGGCCGCGTGGAAGATGCCGTACAGCAGGCTGATCAGGATCAGGGCGCCGGCCGTCTGGGCGGTGGGGGCGTCGCGCAGGGCATGCAGTCCCTGGGTCAGGTCGCGATGCAACTGGCGCTGGGTCTGGAGCATCCAGGCGGTGACGCGCTCGAGCGCTCCGGGGGGCTTGGCCAGCGTTTCGGGCATGGGTCCGGTGGTGGCATCCGGCGGGGACGGGCTTTCCTCGGCCTCGCCCGCGGGGGCGCCGCCACCCAGCGGATGGGCCGATTCGCCGGCGTGGGCGCTGAAAGCACCCAGCAACAGGGAGAGCCCCAGGGTCAGGAGAATCAGGGCAGCAGCGAGGCCGTTCAGTCGATGGGCGGGGGCGACGATCATATCGTTACACTATAACGCTGTCCTGCGGATTCATCGAACGGTTTTTCGTTCTAATCCTGTGTGGTCGCGCTCAGTCCGAGCGGTTCCGGCATTGCAGGGTGGCGGTCTCGGCGAAGTAGCGTCCGAGATTGTCGACAGGACTGCGGTCCTGGCGTTCCAGGGTGGCGGCATAGCGCATCAACTGCGGGTCCGGGCGCGCCTCTTCGATCTGCACCTCGCAGCCCTGGCGATTTTCGATATGCACCACGTCGTCCGCATCATGCAGGACCTCGATCCAGTAGGTCGGGTCGAACACGCGATACGTGAAGCCGTTGGCGTCTTCCAGGTCATGTTCGGCCAGCGGCAGGTCGAAGCGCAGATAAAGCCGTCGATCCTCCAGCGAGAGCCGGGCGTTTTCCGCCCGGGGGACCGCGATCTCCGCGTCGTCGTGGTGCAGTTCGGTGAAGTAGTCGTAGGCAGCCAGGTTTTCCAGCATGCGCTCGGCCACCCGATCCAGCGCCTCCTCGATCCCGATATCACCTTCCAGGTCCCGGGTCATCTCTTCCAGCAGCATGTGGCTGTAGGTCGGATCGATCAGCCAGGCTTGCTGCATGCGCTCCAGCTGGCCGTTGTCGTCGAACACCAGCCCCACGCGCAGGTCGATCCAGGCGTGGGGGTGTGCCAGGGCAAGGCCCGGGATCAGCAGTGCCAGGCCCAGCAGGAGTCGCCGGATGAGGCGGCGGCCCATGTTCAGGCGACGCTCCCGCTGCGCTGCCAGCGTGTCCCCTCCGGGGTGTCCTCGAGTTCGATCCCGCGGGCGGTGAGCTCGTCGCGGATGGCGTCGGCGGTGGCAAAGTCGCGGTTCTTGCGCGCGGCCTGCCGCGCGGCGATGCGTTCCTCCACCCAGGCGGCAAGCCCGGGGTCCTCGCCATCCCCCTGGAACCAGGCCGTCGGGTCCTGCTGCAGCAACCCGAGAAGCCCGGCGCCGGCTGTCAGTTCGCCTTTCAGGCGGGCGCGTTCGGCCGGGTCGCCGGCCGCGGCCAGGGCATCGGCCAGGCGGTGCAGGGCGGTGATGCCCCCGGGGGTGTTCAGGTCGTCGAGCAGGGCGGTGAACACCGGCGTGTCGGCGGCGTTTACGGGTGCTGGTTCGACATCGGCGTGATCGCGCAGGACGCGATAGAGCCCGTTCAGGGCATTGCGCGACTGGGTCAGGGTGTCTTCGGAGAAATTCAGTGGCGCGCGGTAGTGGCGCGACAGCAGCGCCATGCGCAGTACTTCGCCTGGCCAGGCCTGCAGCAGGTCATGCAGCAGCTGGAAGTTGCCCAGCGACTTGGACATCTTCTCGCCGTCGATGGTCACGTGCCCGTTGTGCACCCAGTAACGGGCGTAGTACGTGCCGTGCTCGGTGCAGCCCTCCGCCGCGCAGCC is part of the Thioalkalivibrio sp. K90mix genome and harbors:
- the cysG gene encoding siroheme synthase CysG; its protein translation is MEHLPIYMQLHGREALVVGAGPVATRKAALLLEAGARVRLRAPAYSEAAERLLREHPEPITREPGIYDTECLGEAAIVIAATDDAAVNRQVSEDCIARAIPVNVADQPELCSFILPAIVERGPLTIAIGSGGRAPVLVRLLRAKIESLIPTGYGRLADLAGCLRDRVRAHFDSVNARRAFWERAFAGPATELALAGRMDAAAERLEQELNEADAATPGEVYLIGAGPGDPDLLTFRALRLLQQADVVVYDRLVSSEVVNLARREAERFYVGKERDHHCVPQEAISALLSRLAREGKRVARLKGGDPFVFGRGGEELDVLARDGVAYQVVPGITAASGCSAYSGIPLTHRDHAQSVRFITGHTREGRLDVDWSQLTNTRETLVFYMGRKGLGEICRGLKGAGRAGRTPAAIIENGTTAHQRVVTGTLDTLAARAEREQVGSPSLVVIGEVAACHQRLAWFRPDAGAAATFPQPMPGSASASAA
- a CDS encoding uroporphyrinogen-III synthase → MSGPAIRARAVSGELAGCRVALPESRALEVFAGLLERRGAEVWRCPLIAIHDSPDRVAIETWLDKAIAAPFDCLIFLTGEGFTRLTGFAQRAGCEDDWLAAVRRTPTLVRGPKPGRVMKPFGVRPDAVAVAPTTEGIIETLSGQDLAGRRIGLQLYGAEPNRRLLGFLEQAGAEDFPVWPYRYADAAEAGRVTGLIEAMIAGDVDAIAFTSQAQVRRLLRVARDSGYQDSLLAALGRTVVAAIGPVVADELRAHGVHPTVVPDSQYFMKPLVSALARHLDAHGR
- a CDS encoding long-chain fatty acid--CoA ligase, whose translation is MSDSAIRPDQAPTLPSLFRVRVEQTPDAPAYRHYNTAREAWQQTSWREMGAMVDRWQAALAAEGLKPGERVALMLGNSREWVAFDQAAMGLGLVPVPLYTDDRPDNVAYIIGQTQARILLLGESAHSRRLSEHFENMPSLRRIVNIGGEDTEPDDDRVTELEDWLTRHEATEFHHPDLDPEAMATIVYTSGTTGRPKGVILSHRNILENAWASSQAGPLSPADRFLSFLPLSHMLERTAGLYMPMLIGAEVAFARSIQALGEDLVNVRPTVLISVPRIYERVHGRIQAGLKQKSGLGRALFKATVSIGWKRFEHQQGRGGWSPGFLLWPVLERIVARKVLDRLGGELRFAVCGGAPLPPPIAQFFIGLGLPVLHGYGMTEASPVVTVNTPDDNLPASIGKPLPGVEIRIGEMDELLTRSPCVMLGYWKNEEATRETIDEDGWLHSGDQARIDDSGHVFITGRIKDILVLTNGEKVPPADMEMAIALDALFDQVMIVGDNRSFLTALVVPEPEAWASFASDHDLDAETEGRLPRKAERALLQRIQYQLRDFPGYAKIRHVHVTHEAWSVDNGMLTPTMKLKRPVIVEHYSEAIEAMYAGHDGR
- a CDS encoding nickel/cobalt transporter, with the translated sequence MIVAPAHRLNGLAAALILLTLGLSLLLGAFSAHAGESAHPLGGGAPAGEAEESPSPPDATTGPMPETLAKPPGALERVTAWMLQTQRQLHRDLTQGLHALRDAPTAQTAGALILISLLYGIFHAAGPGHGKAVISAYLLTQPQNLKRGILLSTVSALAQGVTAIVLVGVLIGLLGWLARDTLGQVRTLEIASFALVALLGIWLMLRALRHAWRLHKAHAQARAEARHNHGHTDHHHDHHHTHDDHCGCGTPHHVDPNHSGTWWGTVAAVGIRPCSGAVLIMAVSAALGLAWAGVLAVLAMSLGTAATVSVLATLAVSARDWTRRWLGPTRVGRLTYVGPAFGLAGGGIIALIGISLVIGAAAYRPAAHPLGL
- a CDS encoding DUF1007 family protein — protein: MGRRLIRRLLLGLALLIPGLALAHPHAWIDLRVGLVFDDNGQLERMQQAWLIDPTYSHMLLEEMTRDLEGDIGIEEALDRVAERMLENLAAYDYFTELHHDDAEIAVPRAENARLSLEDRRLYLRFDLPLAEHDLEDANGFTYRVFDPTYWIEVLHDADDVVHIENRQGCEVQIEEARPDPQLMRYAATLERQDRSPVDNLGRYFAETATLQCRNRSD